A region of Sulfurovum sp. DNA encodes the following proteins:
- a CDS encoding 50S ribosomal protein L11 methyltransferase, producing MEWQKATKSGGYLILSGILDKKEDLVKVSFKDLALKKRILKDEWVTLIYQKDIHG from the coding sequence TTGGAGTGGCAAAAGGCCACTAAATCTGGCGGATATTTAATACTTTCAGGCATTTTAGATAAAAAAGAGGATCTTGTTAAAGTATCATTTAAAGATCTTGCTTTAAAAAAAAGAATACTCAAAGATGAGTGGGTAACACTTATTTATCAGAAGGATATACATGGGTAA